The following nucleotide sequence is from Kiritimatiella glycovorans.
ATGCCGCCCAGTACGATCACGACCAGCAGCAGACTCGGCAGCGCACGCAGGATCGCCGGCCACAACGGCCGGTCGTCCCGCGCGGTCCTCTCCGCCCCGTATCCGTGCAGCCTGCACTGCACGGTATTGACGCCCATCAGCAGCGCGCCGAACAGGATGCCGGGGACAAGGCCCGCCACGAACATCGCCGCGATCGAGATCCCGCCGGAGGCGAGGGCGAAGACGATCATCGCATTGCTCGGCGGGATCAGCAGTCCGGTGATCGCCGCGGTGGTGGTGACCGCCACGTTGTACTCGGGGCGGTAGCCCTTGCGGTTCATCTCCGGAATCATGAACCCGCCCACCGACGATACGGCGGCCGCGGAAGATCCGGACACCGAGCCGAAGAGCATGCAGGTGAGGATGTTCACGTGCCCGAGTCCGCCGGGGAGACGGCCGACCAGCCGATCCGCAAAATCGATCATCCGGCGCGCAATACCGCCGCGCCCCATGAACAGGCCCGACAGGATAAAGAACGGGATCGCGAGCAGCGCGAAGCTGCCGATCCCCGAGACCATGCGCTGCGCGATCATCTGGACGGCGGCGAACGGCGAGCCGACGGTGACCGTAATCGCCGCGAACGTCGACACCCCCAGGCTCACCGCCACCGGGCAGTTAAGGACGAGCAGCAGGACAAAGACCAGCGAGAGGACCAGCATGGAGACATCCGCGCTCATGATCCCTCCTCCGCATCCTCATCCGTGCCGGCGCGCAGCTCCGCCCACTCCTCCGCCGCGAAGAGCGCGATAAAGCATCCGCTGACCGGCAGGGCGAGGTAGAGCCACGACATCGGCATGGCCAGCGCCGCCGACTGCTGGCCCGTCAGGATGTTCAGGTGCACGATTCTGATTCCGCCGACGATCATCGCGCCGACGGCGAACAGGAAGACCACGGCGCTGGTAAACAGGGCCGCCCGGCGGCGGTGCCGGGCCGGAAGCTTCCCGGCGAAGTAGTCCAGCCCGAGATGCGCGCGGCGGGCGTAGGCGACCGCCGCGCCGAGCAGCGCGGTCCAGGTCATCAGAAACACCGCGAGCTCGTCGGTCCATGAACTCGGCGCCCGCAGGACGTAACGCGAGAGCACCTGCCAGAGTACGTCCAGCACAAGCACCAGCATCAGGACGATCACGGTTCGTTCGAGCGTTGCGACCAGCGCGTCGCGCAGTCTGCGATGCCAGGGGCGCCGAGCGCCCCCCGCCTCAGTAGCTTCGGATGTCATCGATCAGCGCTCCCAGTCTGGTGCCGCGGTACTGCTCCTGTACGGCGCGGCCGCGTTCCATGAACGGACCGCGGTCGGGCCGGACGATCTCCACGCCCTCCTCGCGCAGGGCCTCCAGCGATTGTTTCGTGTGTTCCGCCCACAGTTTCCGTTGAAAGCGCGACGACTCCTGCGCCACGCGTTCAATCAGGTCCCGGTCTTCGGCATCGAGCCGACGCCAGCGTGCCGGGCTCATGAGGAGGAGATCGGGGATGCGGAAGTGCCGGTCTAGCGAGTAGTACGGGCAGACTTCGTAATGGCGCGAGGTGTAGAAACTGGGGGGATTGTTTTCCGCGCCGTCGACCACCCCCTGTTGAAGCGCGGTGTAAAGTTCGCCCCACGAGATCGGGGTCGGCGTCGCGCCGAGCGCCCGGACCCCCTGCATGCAGACCCGGCTCTGCATGACGCGGATCTTCATCCCGTCGAGATCTGCGGGAGTGCGGATGATCCGGTCGCGGGTATAAAAACTGCGGCTGCCCGCGTCGTAAAAACACAGGCCCCGGAGATACACGCTTTTCCCCGCCTCCAGGATCCGTTGTCCGACGTCCCCCTCGAGCACACGCCAGTAATGCTCCTCGTTCCTGAAGAGATAGGGCACGCTGAACACCCCCATCTCGGGGATGAACCCCTCAAGCGTCGCCGCCGAACTGACCGTCAGATCGAGAATCCCCATCTGGACCTGTTCGATGCATTCGCGCGAGCTTCCGAGCTGACTGTTCGGCCGGATCTCCAGCCGGACCCGGCCGCCGCTTTCTTCCGCGAGCCGCCGCTGCATGAACTCCGCCGCCTGATGAATCGGATGAGACACGTCGAGCGGGTGCGCCATACGAAGCGTGATCGTGCGCGGGGCATCGCGTGTGCAGCCGCAGAAAACGAGCCCCGCGATCCCTGCGCAAGCGAGCACGGCGAAGCTTCGTTTCATCATAGCGTCGGGTCCCGAGGCCAATATCATGATCTTTATGGTTTGAGACAATCGATTCGTTAGGGACCGTATCGCATTCTCCGTCGATCGGCAACCCTGAGCGGCACGGGTGATCCCGTCTGCCGGCGAGCACGGGAACGTGTTTGGAAAGGGGATCTCACGGATTACAGAGGGGGGCACGAATGCAGTTGTCTGGAGAGCGACGGGATATGGCGCGAGGACGCGCCATATCTCGCGCCTCATGCGGGGCGTTCGGCAGGCGACCGGAGAAATCGGGAAGTGGAAACGGGAAACGGGGTCTAACCCCCGCAAGCTCGTACTCAGCGAAGTGGTACTCGTACTCGAATTCCTTGAATCGGGGGATGGGATCGCGCCTTCGGCGCTCCGGGTACGCGTACCGAGTACGAGTACGGATTCCGTTCCCCCCTTCAACCAACCTTCATGCTCTTCATGTGAGGGTAGGGATTCTGCTGGACAGCAGAAGGCCGTCCGCAAACGAGCGGCGCGCTTAGCCTGTCCGCCGAAGGCATAAAGGGCCGAAGGCGGAGAGATCGCGCCCTGCACGGAAATCGCAAAGATGAATGAGAAGAGCACAGGCAAAGAGATCGTGCGTTCTCTCTTACGTTCGTAGTAGGCCCGCAGGCCTGCGAAGCAGGGCCAGGGCCGTTATCTTTCACGCGCCTGGCCTGCCGGGGGCAGACTTGCGGCGCTACTACGAACGGTATCACGCGCCTTGGCCCTTCGGGCCTTGCGGCGCTACTACGAACGTTTGTGGTGAATCCCCATCCCGTCTCTTCCCCGAACGGCTCCGCCACAAAAATCTGCGAAGAACCGAAAGACTGGCTAATATTGTATTCGGACAGCAGAATGAGATTGACGTCAGCGGGTCGAGTAGTAGCATGGTGGTATGAAAGTCAAGACATCCATCACACTGTCGGGCGAGGTGCTTGGTATGATTGACAAGCACCACGCGGAATTCCGGAGTCGATCGGAGTTTCTCGAACGCGCCGCAAGGGCCTTCCTGGCGCACCTCGCTAAAACAGAAGCTGAGCGCCGTGATCTGGAGATCATCAACCGGAATGCCGACGAGCTGAACGCGGAGGCGGAGGACGTGCTGGCCTACCAGGTGGCGCTGTGAGGCGCGGCGAACTCTATCGAGTCAAGCGCCCCTCCACCCGCGATCCCCGCAGGTTCCGCATCTTTGCCGTGGTAAGCCGACAAGTGCTGATCGAGTCACGGTTCTCAACGGTCATCTGCGCCCCGGTCTACACAGCGTACGAGGGGCTCACGACGCAAGTGCCCGTCGGTACGGATGAAGGGATGAAGCACGACTGCGGCATCCATTGCGACGAACTCGTGAGCATCCCGAAAGCCATGCTGACCGACTTCGTCAGCACGCTTCCTCGGGAGAAAATTCTCCGATTGGACGAGGCGCTGAGAACCGCACTCGAACTTCACAACGACTGAGGCCCGAACAAGGCGCTGCTCACCTTCAACTTGACCGCGGACGGTCAAAATAAAGAAACGGGGTCTGACCGCGTAAGCTGTGCGATCTTGCTCCCATGCCATTGAAAAGAAGGGCGGATGGATTGATCCAGTTACGGCAGGGAGAATGGCTCTTGACTATCTTGCGGCGGACGGGAGGGTGGAGCAAAACACTCGACAGATGTCTCTACAGAGAGAACCTGTGAGATGGCGAACAACCATCGACTCGTACGTTTCAAACCGCGCCGCTTCGCGTCCCTGTCTGACACAACGGTCACGCGTGCCGTGGGCCCTGAAATCGAAATGACAAAACGCCCCGTTGCTGGTACTTTCGATGCAAATGGGAGAAGTCGATCATGACGTATCTGAGTGACCGAATCACAATCGATCCCGAGCAATGCGGGGGACGGCCCTGTGTTCGCGGCATGCGTATCTGCGTGACGGATGTGCTCGATCTCTACTCGGCAGGTCTGAACGCGAACCAGATTCTCGAAGAGATGCCCCATCTGGAAGATGCGGATCTTAAGGCTTGTCTTCAGTACGCGTCCAAGCGTATTGACCACCCGGTACT
It contains:
- a CDS encoding TRAP transporter large permease: MSADVSMLVLSLVFVLLLVLNCPVAVSLGVSTFAAITVTVGSPFAAVQMIAQRMVSGIGSFALLAIPFFILSGLFMGRGGIARRMIDFADRLVGRLPGGLGHVNILTCMLFGSVSGSSAAAVSSVGGFMIPEMNRKGYRPEYNVAVTTTAAITGLLIPPSNAMIVFALASGGISIAAMFVAGLVPGILFGALLMGVNTVQCRLHGYGAERTARDDRPLWPAILRALPSLLLVVIVLGGILGGIFTPTEAAAVAVLYAFVLAVLIYREVKWSEIPGMLLQCGVATSVVMLLIGTSSAMSWILAYEDVPGRVSAALLGLTSNPLIILLIMNVLLLLVGTFMDMTPAILIFTPIFLPVAVEMGMDPVHFGVMMVANLCIGLCTPPVGTSLFVGCGVGHTTLAEVIRPLLPFFAAMIAALLLTAYIPQISLWLPTLFGLR
- a CDS encoding TRAP transporter small permease encodes the protein MTSEATEAGGARRPWHRRLRDALVATLERTVIVLMLVLVLDVLWQVLSRYVLRAPSSWTDELAVFLMTWTALLGAAVAYARRAHLGLDYFAGKLPARHRRRAALFTSAVVFLFAVGAMIVGGIRIVHLNILTGQQSAALAMPMSWLYLALPVSGCFIALFAAEEWAELRAGTDEDAEEGS
- a CDS encoding DUF433 domain-containing protein, producing the protein MTYLSDRITIDPEQCGGRPCVRGMRICVTDVLDLYSAGLNANQILEEMPHLEDADLKACLQYASKRIDHPVLAA
- a CDS encoding type II toxin-antitoxin system PemK/MazF family toxin, producing MRRGELYRVKRPSTRDPRRFRIFAVVSRQVLIESRFSTVICAPVYTAYEGLTTQVPVGTDEGMKHDCGIHCDELVSIPKAMLTDFVSTLPREKILRLDEALRTALELHND
- a CDS encoding TRAP transporter substrate-binding protein; protein product: MMKRSFAVLACAGIAGLVFCGCTRDAPRTITLRMAHPLDVSHPIHQAAEFMQRRLAEESGGRVRLEIRPNSQLGSSRECIEQVQMGILDLTVSSAATLEGFIPEMGVFSVPYLFRNEEHYWRVLEGDVGQRILEAGKSVYLRGLCFYDAGSRSFYTRDRIIRTPADLDGMKIRVMQSRVCMQGVRALGATPTPISWGELYTALQQGVVDGAENNPPSFYTSRHYEVCPYYSLDRHFRIPDLLLMSPARWRRLDAEDRDLIERVAQESSRFQRKLWAEHTKQSLEALREEGVEIVRPDRGPFMERGRAVQEQYRGTRLGALIDDIRSY